The Saccharomonospora glauca K62 genome has a segment encoding these proteins:
- a CDS encoding acyl-CoA synthetase: protein MRPSLLVDVVRAGVRTARSIAVLYRAGLVPVPRLDEAIRSLVTTRRYGPLAGSVRIAARRDPHAVGLVDERGSMTFAQLDLRSNALARAWARRGVRPGTTLAVLCRDHRGLVLTLLAAGKLGVPVLLLNTGFAKPQLTDVVAREKVGVLVYDEEFTDLLGDIVGVDRYLAWTDSGTAEVPLLDDLIADGDDRHLPAPAKPGGFVLLTSGTTGTPKGAPRPKVSPLHSAEFLDRIPLRVGEATYFGAPLFHATGISQFMLSCALGCTVVLRRRFDPEATLRGIAEHRCTALVVVPTMLQRILDLGPEVLAKYDTSSLRVIFVAGSALAPEVGNRAREVFGDVVHNVYGSTEVAVATVATPKDWERAPGTVGRPPLGCRVALYDDEGRRITRPYVTGRVFVGSGLAFQGYTDGGTKDTIDDLIATGDVGHFDADGLLFIDGRDDEMIVSGGENVYPVEVENVLVEHPAVREAAVIGVPDEEFGQRLKAFVVVREGFTVDAETMREHVRDNLARFKVPRDVEFLDALPRNSTGKILRKALQ from the coding sequence ATGCGGCCATCGCTGCTGGTCGACGTCGTCAGGGCGGGGGTGCGGACCGCCCGCAGCATCGCGGTGCTGTACCGGGCGGGGCTCGTGCCGGTGCCTCGTCTCGACGAGGCCATCCGCTCGCTCGTCACCACGCGGCGTTACGGGCCGCTGGCCGGGTCCGTCCGCATTGCCGCGCGCCGCGATCCCCACGCCGTCGGTCTCGTCGACGAGCGGGGGAGCATGACGTTCGCCCAGCTCGACCTGCGGTCGAACGCGCTGGCGCGGGCGTGGGCGCGGCGCGGGGTCCGGCCGGGGACCACGTTGGCCGTGCTCTGTCGGGATCACCGCGGTCTCGTGCTCACCCTGCTCGCCGCGGGCAAGCTCGGGGTCCCGGTGCTGTTGCTCAACACCGGGTTCGCCAAACCGCAGCTCACCGACGTCGTCGCGCGGGAGAAGGTCGGCGTGCTCGTCTACGACGAGGAGTTCACGGACCTGCTCGGTGACATCGTCGGGGTCGACCGCTACCTCGCGTGGACGGACTCCGGCACGGCCGAGGTGCCGCTGCTGGACGACCTCATCGCGGACGGCGACGACCGTCACCTGCCCGCGCCCGCCAAGCCCGGTGGGTTCGTGCTCCTCACCAGCGGGACCACGGGGACCCCGAAGGGAGCGCCGCGGCCGAAGGTCTCGCCGCTGCACTCGGCCGAGTTCCTCGACCGCATTCCCCTGCGGGTCGGGGAGGCGACGTACTTCGGGGCGCCGCTGTTCCACGCCACCGGCATCTCGCAGTTCATGCTCTCCTGCGCACTCGGCTGCACGGTGGTGTTGCGCAGGCGGTTCGACCCCGAGGCCACGCTCCGGGGGATCGCCGAGCACCGGTGTACCGCGCTCGTGGTGGTGCCGACCATGTTGCAGCGGATTCTCGACCTCGGCCCGGAGGTGCTGGCCAAGTACGACACCTCCAGCCTGCGTGTGATCTTCGTCGCCGGCTCGGCGCTGGCTCCGGAGGTGGGGAACCGGGCCCGTGAGGTGTTCGGTGACGTGGTCCACAACGTGTACGGCTCCACCGAGGTGGCGGTGGCCACCGTCGCGACCCCGAAGGACTGGGAGCGGGCGCCGGGCACCGTGGGGCGGCCTCCGCTGGGGTGCCGGGTCGCGCTCTACGACGACGAGGGCAGGCGGATCACCAGGCCGTACGTCACCGGTCGCGTGTTCGTGGGCAGTGGGCTCGCTTTCCAGGGCTACACCGACGGTGGGACCAAGGACACGATCGACGATCTGATCGCCACCGGGGACGTGGGGCACTTCGACGCCGACGGGTTGTTGTTCATCGACGGTCGCGACGACGAGATGATCGTCTCGGGCGGGGAGAACGTCTATCCCGTCGAGGTCGAGAACGTGCTCGTGGAACATCCCGCCGTGCGTGAGGCCGCGGTGATCGGCGTTCCCGACGAGGAGTTCGGGCAGCGGTTGAAGGCGTTCGTCGTCGTGCGCGAGGGGTTCACTGTGGACGCCGAGACGATGCGGGAGCACGTGCGCGACAACCTGGCGCGGTTCAAGGTGCCCCGCGACGTCGAATTCCTGGACGCCCTGCCCCGCAACTCCACGGGCAAGATCCTGCGCAAAGCTCTGCAGTAA
- a CDS encoding S8 family peptidase: protein MGTSKKTTRAALTGAVAVGVTGLFAAAMAPAHAEMGQVLNADSANAVDGSYIVVLKDDEAGSLSTSAVSAKARTLAADYGVKVEQTFDTVLDGFAVTADATAAKRLAADDSVAFVSQNQRLHITDRPSTQAVSSWGLDRIDQRDLPLDDSYTPPASASNVTAYIIDTGVSAHSDFGDRLLPGVDFVDNDDDATDENGHGTHVAGTIGGSTYGVAPDVKLVGVRVLDANGSGTTAGVIAGVEWVAENASGPAVANMSLGGGVDEALDEAVRGAIEAGITFGVAAGNESSDANYSSPARVDEAITVAASDQDDSEAYFSNYGDVVDIYAPGVNITSAWHDGGENTISGTSMATPHVVGAAALYLADNPSASPAQVADALTSAATSGAISNPTGDTPNRLLYVGN, encoded by the coding sequence ATGGGCACCTCCAAGAAGACCACACGGGCGGCCCTGACAGGTGCCGTCGCGGTGGGTGTGACGGGACTGTTCGCCGCCGCGATGGCCCCGGCACACGCCGAGATGGGACAGGTCCTCAATGCGGACTCGGCGAACGCCGTTGACGGCAGCTACATCGTCGTGCTGAAGGACGACGAGGCCGGTTCGCTGTCGACCTCGGCGGTGTCGGCCAAGGCGCGTACGCTCGCCGCCGACTACGGCGTCAAGGTGGAGCAGACGTTCGACACGGTGCTCGACGGCTTCGCCGTCACCGCCGACGCGACGGCCGCCAAGCGTCTGGCCGCCGACGACTCGGTGGCGTTCGTCAGCCAGAACCAGCGGCTCCACATCACCGACCGGCCGAGCACCCAGGCCGTCTCGTCGTGGGGTCTGGACCGCATCGACCAGCGGGACCTGCCGCTGGACGACAGCTACACCCCGCCGGCCTCGGCCTCGAACGTCACGGCCTACATCATCGACACCGGGGTGTCGGCGCACAGCGACTTCGGTGACCGCCTCCTGCCGGGTGTCGACTTCGTGGACAACGACGACGACGCCACCGACGAGAACGGGCACGGCACGCACGTGGCCGGCACGATCGGCGGCTCGACTTACGGTGTGGCTCCCGACGTGAAGCTCGTCGGCGTGCGCGTGCTCGACGCCAACGGCAGTGGCACCACCGCCGGGGTCATCGCGGGTGTCGAGTGGGTCGCCGAGAACGCCTCCGGACCGGCCGTGGCGAACATGAGCCTGGGCGGTGGTGTCGACGAGGCTCTCGACGAAGCCGTCCGCGGTGCCATCGAGGCGGGCATCACCTTCGGTGTCGCGGCGGGCAACGAGTCCTCCGACGCCAACTACTCGTCGCCGGCGCGGGTCGACGAGGCCATCACCGTGGCGGCCAGCGACCAGGACGACAGCGAGGCCTACTTCTCCAACTACGGCGACGTGGTGGACATCTACGCCCCCGGCGTGAACATCACCTCGGCGTGGCACGACGGCGGCGAGAACACCATCAGCGGCACCTCGATGGCGACCCCGCACGTGGTGGGCGCGGCCGCCCTCTACCTGGCCGACAACCCGAGCGCCTCGCCCGCTCAGGTCGCCGACGCGCTGACCTCGGCGGCGACGTCGGGTGCCATCTCCAACCCGACGGGTGACACCCCGAACCGCCTGCTCTACGTGGGCAATTGA
- a CDS encoding SDR family oxidoreductase produces the protein MVVRKNIVITGASSGLGEGMARKFAALGRNLALCARRRDRLDALAAELTDRYPGIRVVVRGLDVTDHDRVFTVFDEFRSELGTLDRVIVNAGLGKGQPVGTGYFTANRQTVETNLVAGLAQCEAAVSIFREQNAGHLVVVSSFSAVRGMPRNMTAYAASKAGIATLADGIRADLLTTPIAVTTVLPGYIESEMTRRSSGRTPLLASAEAGARALVKAIEREPARAYVPSWPWTPLSVLVKVLPTSWLRRIA, from the coding sequence ATGGTCGTACGGAAGAACATCGTGATCACCGGGGCCAGCTCCGGCCTCGGGGAGGGCATGGCCCGGAAGTTCGCCGCGCTGGGGCGCAACCTCGCGCTGTGTGCCCGGCGGCGCGACCGGCTCGATGCTCTCGCCGCCGAACTCACCGACCGGTACCCCGGCATCCGGGTCGTCGTCCGGGGGCTCGATGTCACCGACCACGACCGGGTCTTCACCGTCTTCGACGAATTCCGCTCGGAACTCGGCACCCTCGATCGCGTGATCGTCAACGCGGGGCTCGGCAAGGGACAGCCCGTCGGCACGGGGTACTTCACCGCCAACCGGCAGACCGTGGAGACGAATCTCGTTGCCGGGCTGGCGCAGTGCGAGGCCGCGGTGTCGATCTTCCGGGAGCAGAACGCGGGCCACCTCGTGGTGGTGTCGTCGTTCAGCGCGGTACGGGGAATGCCGCGCAACATGACCGCCTACGCGGCGTCGAAGGCGGGCATCGCCACGCTCGCCGACGGCATCCGCGCGGACCTGCTGACCACGCCGATCGCCGTCACCACCGTGCTCCCCGGCTACATCGAGTCGGAGATGACGCGCCGCAGCTCGGGACGAACCCCCTTGCTGGCGAGCGCGGAGGCGGGCGCGCGGGCGCTGGTGAAGGCGATCGAACGGGAGCCCGCGAGGGCCTACGTGCCGTCCTGGCCGTGGACGCCGCTCAGCGTGCTCGTGAAGGTGTTGCCGACGAGCTGGCTTCGCAGGATCGCCTGA
- a CDS encoding histidine phosphatase family protein, whose protein sequence is MGAVYLVRHGQASFGAENYDVLSELGRAQARAVGVELARRGVTGIGARCGTLSRQRATAELALAEFGSGGSVEVDARWNEYDHVEIAAHHGGGAAQGSADPRAYQHALEKALAAWIEAGDDSPCAETWPMFLARVRAAFDEVVSGLGKGERAVVFTSGGVISTLCGDLLGDAAGGMLSLNRVTVNAGLTKVVTGRSGTTLVSFNEHAHFDGEAINLLTYR, encoded by the coding sequence ATGGGAGCCGTCTACCTGGTCCGGCACGGGCAGGCGTCGTTCGGAGCCGAGAACTACGACGTGTTGTCCGAGCTCGGACGGGCCCAGGCGCGCGCCGTCGGCGTCGAACTCGCCCGCCGAGGTGTGACCGGGATCGGCGCGCGCTGCGGCACGTTGTCGCGGCAGCGCGCCACCGCGGAACTGGCGCTGGCGGAGTTCGGTTCCGGCGGGTCCGTCGAGGTCGACGCCCGGTGGAACGAGTACGACCACGTCGAGATCGCGGCACACCACGGCGGAGGGGCCGCGCAGGGCAGCGCCGACCCGCGGGCCTACCAGCATGCGCTGGAGAAGGCGTTGGCGGCGTGGATCGAGGCGGGTGACGACAGTCCGTGCGCCGAGACGTGGCCGATGTTCCTCGCCCGCGTGCGCGCGGCGTTCGACGAGGTCGTGTCCGGTTTGGGCAAGGGAGAGCGGGCCGTGGTCTTCACGTCGGGCGGCGTGATCTCGACCTTGTGCGGAGATCTGCTGGGCGATGCGGCCGGGGGAATGCTCTCCCTGAACCGGGTGACGGTGAACGCCGGACTGACCAAGGTGGTCACCGGGCGCTCCGGTACCACGCTGGTGTCGTTCAACGAACACGCGCACTTCGACGGTGAGGCGATCAACCTGCTGACCTACCGGTGA
- a CDS encoding TetR/AcrR family transcriptional regulator, translating to MTTESVPKWRRLEPDERKEQIFACAAELFSERPYAEVSTSDIAARAGVARGLINHYFGTKRELYLAVVRRALRIPRDAASHLPEGSTEERAKAAVDWFMDLVSKQEKTWLAALTPEGIGRDLEVERILDDADRHAADRVLEALGFTREDPRWDQFNAVIRAYGGMVKIAGREWLVRGTLDRAQVHMLLSRVLQSLVDDVLPELVTS from the coding sequence ATGACCACGGAATCCGTGCCGAAGTGGCGGCGGTTGGAACCCGACGAGCGTAAAGAACAGATCTTCGCCTGCGCCGCCGAACTGTTCTCCGAACGCCCGTACGCCGAGGTGTCCACGTCGGACATCGCCGCACGCGCGGGCGTGGCTCGTGGCTTGATCAACCATTACTTCGGCACCAAACGCGAGCTGTACCTGGCCGTGGTGCGCCGTGCCCTCCGTATCCCCCGCGACGCCGCCTCCCACCTGCCCGAGGGCTCCACCGAGGAACGCGCGAAGGCCGCGGTCGACTGGTTCATGGACCTGGTGAGCAAGCAGGAGAAGACGTGGCTCGCCGCCCTCACCCCCGAGGGCATCGGACGCGACCTCGAGGTCGAACGCATCCTCGACGACGCCGATCGCCACGCCGCCGACCGCGTCCTGGAAGCCCTGGGGTTCACGCGCGAGGACCCCAGATGGGACCAGTTCAACGCCGTCATCCGCGCCTACGGCGGCATGGTGAAGATCGCGGGGCGCGAGTGGCTCGTGCGCGGCACGCTCGACCGCGCCCAGGTGCACATGCTGCTCAGCCGGGTGCTCCAGTCGCTCGTCGACGACGTGCTGCCCGAACTGGTGACTTCATGA
- a CDS encoding GMC oxidoreductase — translation MTRFDYDVVVIGSGFGGSVSALRLTEKGYRVGVLEAGRRFADHEFARTSWHLRDYLFAPLLGCTGILRITPFPDVVVVTGAGVGGGSLGYGNTLYEPSDAFFADPQWAGITDWKAELAPYYDQAKRMLGVTTNPWTSPADEVMRQVAEDLGVGHTYHPTSVGVFFGDEDTEPGTRVADPFFGGLGPDRHTCRHCGECLTGCRYGAKNTLVKNYLYLAEQAGATVHPLTTVTEVRPLPGGGYACSCVHTTQRWRKRVFTAEQVVFAAAALGTQRLLHRMRDRRILPRLSSRLGVLARTNSEAVLAARTTRRDAAYHRGVAISSSFHPDEVTHVEPVRYGKGSNLLGLLGTVLVDPVPGKPRWWVGIKELVRRRRQLLALHHPRHWSEQTIALLVMQSLDNSVTTYTRRGPFGRRMLTKQGIGEPNPTWIPAGHDVVRRIADRIGGIASGGWNDLFNRPLTGHFIGGCVIGDSPETGVIDPYQRVYGHPGLHVMDGSAVSANPGVNPSLTITAQAERALALWPNKGEPDPRPPLSSPYRRVTPVAPNHPIVPTTAIGALRLPISPAKRRSP, via the coding sequence ATGACGCGCTTCGACTACGACGTGGTAGTCATCGGTTCCGGCTTCGGGGGCAGCGTGAGCGCCTTGCGGCTCACGGAGAAGGGCTACCGGGTGGGAGTCCTGGAAGCGGGCAGACGCTTCGCCGACCACGAGTTCGCACGCACGTCGTGGCACCTGCGCGACTACTTGTTCGCGCCCCTGCTCGGCTGCACGGGCATCCTGCGCATCACCCCCTTCCCGGACGTCGTCGTGGTGACGGGGGCCGGGGTCGGAGGCGGTTCCCTCGGTTACGGCAACACGTTGTACGAGCCGTCCGACGCGTTCTTCGCCGATCCCCAGTGGGCGGGCATCACCGACTGGAAGGCCGAACTCGCCCCCTACTACGACCAGGCGAAGCGCATGCTCGGCGTGACCACCAACCCGTGGACCTCCCCGGCCGACGAGGTGATGCGACAGGTCGCCGAGGACCTGGGGGTCGGTCACACCTACCACCCGACGTCGGTCGGCGTGTTCTTCGGCGACGAGGACACCGAGCCGGGGACGCGGGTGGCGGACCCGTTCTTCGGCGGCCTGGGCCCCGACCGGCACACCTGCCGACACTGCGGCGAATGCCTCACCGGCTGCCGGTACGGCGCCAAGAACACCCTCGTGAAGAACTACCTCTACCTGGCCGAGCAGGCGGGCGCGACCGTCCACCCGCTCACGACGGTGACCGAGGTGCGCCCACTGCCCGGCGGCGGCTACGCCTGCTCCTGCGTGCACACGACACAGCGCTGGCGCAAGCGGGTCTTCACGGCCGAGCAGGTGGTGTTCGCCGCCGCGGCCCTCGGCACCCAACGGCTCCTGCACCGCATGCGCGACCGCCGGATCCTGCCCCGGCTGTCGTCCCGGCTGGGAGTGCTCGCGCGAACGAACTCCGAGGCGGTCCTGGCCGCCCGCACGACCCGCCGCGACGCGGCGTACCACCGCGGTGTCGCGATCAGCTCGTCCTTCCATCCCGACGAGGTCACCCACGTCGAGCCCGTGCGCTACGGCAAGGGCAGCAATCTGTTGGGACTGCTCGGGACCGTGTTGGTCGACCCCGTTCCCGGCAAACCCCGGTGGTGGGTCGGGATCAAGGAATTGGTCCGCCGACGGCGACAATTGCTCGCGTTGCACCACCCGCGCCACTGGTCGGAACAGACGATCGCGCTGCTGGTGATGCAGTCGCTCGACAACTCCGTCACCACCTACACCCGCCGCGGCCCGTTCGGACGCCGGATGCTCACCAAGCAAGGCATCGGCGAACCGAACCCCACCTGGATCCCGGCCGGGCACGACGTGGTGCGCCGGATCGCCGACCGCATCGGCGGCATCGCGAGCGGCGGCTGGAACGACCTGTTCAACCGCCCGCTGACGGGCCACTTCATCGGTGGTTGCGTCATCGGCGACTCACCCGAGACCGGGGTGATCGACCCCTACCAGCGGGTGTACGGCCATCCGGGACTGCACGTAATGGACGGTTCGGCGGTGTCGGCCAACCCGGGTGTCAACCCGTCCCTCACGATCACCGCCCAGGCCGAGCGCGCCCTGGCGCTATGGCCCAACAAGGGCGAGCCGGACCCGCGGCCGCCGCTGTCGTCCCCCTACCGGCGAGTCACCCCCGTCGCGCCGAACCACCCGATCGTGCCCACCACGGCCATCGGTGCACTTCGGCTGCCGATTTCCCCGGCGAAACGCCGGTCCCCGTGA
- a CDS encoding siderophore-interacting protein, with translation MTERDRRDRPVIRARVVRTERLTPQMIRVVCGGEGLAAFRPNGFTDSYVKVLFRVPGVRYPEPFDFDVVRESLPREQWPRMRTYTVRHHDVDAGELALDILVHGDEGLGGPWASRVRPGDEVLLRGPGGAYAPRADVDHHLLVGDESALPAIAASLEALPVGALATVRLLVENRDEHQVLSTKGTVDLRWLHRVNGDDLVNEVRALDLGSGSVQAFVHGEAGMVRELRGHLLNERKLDRELLSISGYWRRGRTDEDWRKEKKAFMA, from the coding sequence ATGACGGAGCGGGATCGACGGGACAGGCCGGTGATCCGAGCGCGGGTGGTGCGCACCGAGCGCCTCACGCCGCAGATGATCAGGGTCGTGTGCGGCGGGGAGGGGCTCGCCGCGTTCCGGCCCAACGGATTCACCGACTCCTACGTGAAGGTGCTCTTCCGCGTTCCCGGCGTGCGGTACCCGGAGCCGTTCGACTTCGACGTGGTGCGGGAGTCGCTTCCGCGCGAGCAGTGGCCGCGCATGCGGACCTACACCGTCCGCCACCACGACGTCGACGCCGGGGAGCTCGCGCTCGACATCCTCGTCCACGGCGACGAGGGGCTGGGCGGGCCGTGGGCGTCACGGGTGCGGCCCGGTGACGAGGTGCTCCTGCGCGGTCCCGGCGGCGCCTACGCTCCGCGTGCCGACGTCGACCACCATCTGCTCGTCGGCGACGAATCCGCGTTGCCGGCGATCGCCGCGTCGCTGGAGGCGTTGCCCGTGGGGGCGCTCGCCACCGTCCGCCTGCTGGTGGAGAACCGGGACGAGCACCAGGTGCTGTCCACGAAGGGCACCGTGGACCTTCGGTGGTTGCACCGGGTCAACGGGGACGACCTCGTGAACGAGGTGCGGGCGCTCGACCTCGGGTCCGGGTCCGTGCAGGCGTTCGTGCACGGGGAGGCCGGAATGGTGCGCGAGCTTCGCGGCCACCTGCTCAACGAGCGGAAACTCGACCGCGAGCTGTTGTCGATCTCGGGCTACTGGCGACGGGGCCGTACCGACGAGGACTGGCGCAAGGAGAAGAAGGCGTTCATGGCCTGA
- a CDS encoding SSI family serine proteinase inhibitor — MPMFGAPFLAACTAAALCTGSPDAATPASSLVLSLTDAGGNTTSVELMCDPAQGTHPQADTACRALERADGDFTRLPAKDQACTMIHSPVLAEARGNWYDTPVDFSTEYPNACFADAQSGGVFSF, encoded by the coding sequence ATGCCCATGTTCGGAGCACCATTCCTCGCCGCATGCACGGCCGCGGCCCTGTGCACGGGGAGCCCCGACGCCGCTACGCCCGCCTCCTCCCTCGTCTTGAGCCTCACCGACGCCGGGGGCAACACCACCTCCGTGGAGCTGATGTGTGACCCCGCGCAAGGCACCCACCCACAGGCCGACACGGCCTGCCGGGCACTGGAGCGGGCCGACGGCGACTTCACGCGGCTCCCTGCGAAGGACCAGGCCTGCACGATGATCCATTCCCCGGTGCTGGCGGAGGCCCGCGGCAACTGGTACGACACCCCGGTCGACTTCAGCACCGAGTACCCCAACGCCTGCTTCGCCGACGCACAGTCGGGCGGCGTGTTCTCCTTCTGA
- the hrcA gene encoding heat-inducible transcriptional repressor HrcA has product MANAEQRRFEVLRAIVADYVSNQEPVGSKALVDRHNLGVSSATVRNDMAALEEEGYITQPHTSAGRIPTDKGYRLFVDRLSEVKPLSAAERRAIVQFLEGAVDLDDVLRRSVRLLAQLTRQVAVVQYPTLTSSTVRHVEVVTLTPSRLLIVLITNTGRVDQRTVDLGDVAADETVARLRDLLNGALSGHRLPDAAAKVSELPEQAPPELRDVMTRVCTVLVESLVEHPEERIVLGGTANLTRNVADFPGSLRQVLEALEEQVVVLKLLAAARNPGSVTVRIGEENEDEQMRSTSVVSIGYGSDKVLLGGMGVVGPTRMDYPGTIAAVRAVATYVGRILSGK; this is encoded by the coding sequence GTGGCCAACGCAGAGCAACGCCGTTTCGAGGTCCTGCGCGCCATCGTCGCCGACTACGTGTCGAACCAGGAGCCGGTGGGATCGAAGGCCCTCGTCGACCGGCACAACCTGGGCGTGTCGAGCGCCACGGTACGTAACGACATGGCGGCCCTGGAAGAGGAGGGGTACATCACCCAACCGCACACCAGTGCGGGGCGGATCCCCACCGACAAGGGATACCGGTTGTTCGTGGACCGGCTGTCGGAGGTCAAGCCGTTGTCCGCCGCCGAGAGACGGGCGATCGTCCAGTTCCTGGAGGGGGCCGTCGATCTCGACGACGTGCTGCGGCGGTCGGTGCGGCTGCTGGCTCAGCTCACGCGTCAGGTCGCGGTGGTGCAGTACCCGACGTTGACCTCCTCCACCGTCCGGCACGTGGAGGTGGTCACGCTCACGCCGTCGCGCCTCCTCATCGTCCTCATCACCAACACCGGCCGGGTCGATCAGCGGACGGTCGACCTCGGGGACGTCGCCGCCGACGAGACCGTGGCCCGACTGCGCGACCTGTTGAACGGCGCCCTGTCCGGGCACCGGCTGCCCGATGCGGCGGCGAAGGTGTCGGAGCTGCCCGAGCAGGCGCCCCCCGAGCTGCGCGACGTGATGACGCGGGTGTGCACGGTGCTCGTCGAGTCGCTGGTCGAGCATCCCGAGGAGCGGATCGTCCTGGGAGGCACGGCCAACCTCACGCGTAACGTCGCGGACTTCCCCGGCTCGTTGCGCCAGGTGCTGGAGGCGCTTGAGGAACAAGTCGTCGTGCTCAAACTGCTGGCCGCCGCTCGCAACCCCGGTTCCGTCACGGTGCGGATCGGGGAGGAAAATGAAGATGAGCAGATGCGGAGCACCTCGGTCGTGTCGATCGGATACGGCTCGGACAAGGTGCTGCTGGGGGGCATGGGCGTGGTCGGCCCCACCCGGATGGATTACCCGGGGACGATCGCTGCTGTCCGCGCGGTCGCCACGTACGTGGGTCGGATCCTGTCCGGGAAGTAG
- the dnaJ gene encoding molecular chaperone DnaJ has translation MAKDYYGILGVSKNATEQEIKRAYRKLARELHPDVNPSEDAQQKFSEVTTAYEVLSDPQKRKIVDLGGDPLSNGASGGARDPFAGFGGLGDIMDAFFGAATGGARGRGPRSRVQPGSDALIRLKLTLEECATGVNKQITVDTAILCDRCRGAGTAEGGSVVTCDTCGGQGEVQSVQRSFLGQVVTARPCPTCRGYGEVITDPCQKCGGDGRVRARRDVTAKIPPGVGDGMRIRLSGQGEVGPGGGPAGDLYVEVDEAPHEDFERQGNDLYCRLRVPFTAAALGAVIPMETLVDGETEVEIPPGTQPNTEIVLSGLGMPRLRSSGRVDGRGDLHINVEVVVPTKLDDEQAELLRELARLRGEEAPTPASNGHKSGGLFSKLRSKSR, from the coding sequence GTGGCCAAGGACTACTACGGCATCCTCGGCGTGTCGAAGAACGCGACCGAGCAGGAGATCAAGCGCGCGTACCGCAAGCTCGCGCGTGAGCTGCACCCCGATGTCAACCCCTCCGAGGACGCGCAGCAGAAGTTCAGTGAGGTCACCACCGCCTACGAGGTGCTGTCCGACCCCCAGAAGCGCAAGATCGTCGACCTGGGCGGCGACCCCCTGAGCAACGGGGCGAGCGGGGGCGCCCGCGACCCCTTCGCCGGCTTCGGCGGTCTCGGCGACATCATGGACGCCTTCTTCGGCGCGGCCACCGGAGGGGCGCGAGGCCGGGGCCCGCGCAGCAGGGTGCAGCCCGGCTCCGACGCCCTCATCCGGCTGAAGCTGACGCTGGAGGAGTGCGCCACGGGCGTCAACAAGCAGATCACGGTGGACACCGCCATCCTGTGCGACCGGTGCCGGGGCGCGGGCACCGCCGAGGGCGGCAGCGTCGTCACGTGCGACACCTGTGGCGGCCAGGGCGAGGTGCAGTCCGTCCAGCGGTCGTTCCTCGGGCAGGTCGTGACGGCTCGGCCCTGCCCCACCTGCCGCGGCTACGGGGAGGTCATCACCGACCCGTGCCAGAAGTGCGGTGGCGACGGCCGGGTGCGGGCCCGCCGCGACGTGACGGCCAAGATCCCGCCGGGCGTGGGCGACGGCATGCGCATCCGCCTGTCCGGTCAGGGCGAGGTCGGTCCCGGTGGCGGTCCGGCCGGTGACCTGTACGTGGAGGTGGACGAGGCTCCGCACGAGGACTTCGAACGGCAGGGCAACGACCTGTACTGCCGACTGCGGGTGCCCTTCACGGCCGCGGCGCTCGGTGCCGTGATCCCCATGGAGACCCTGGTGGACGGCGAGACCGAGGTGGAGATCCCGCCGGGCACGCAGCCGAACACCGAGATCGTGCTGTCCGGCCTCGGCATGCCGCGGCTGCGTTCGTCCGGTCGGGTCGACGGGCGTGGCGACCTGCACATCAACGTCGAGGTCGTGGTGCCCACCAAGCTCGACGACGAGCAGGCCGAGCTGCTGCGGGAGCTGGCCAGGCTGCGGGGCGAGGAGGCCCCGACCCCGGCGAGCAACGGCCACAAGTCGGGCGGGCTGTTCTCCAAGCTGCGCTCCAAGAGCCGCTGA
- a CDS encoding 16S rRNA (uracil(1498)-N(3))-methyltransferase: MGGETDTTPPVFLVPALPDSDLTVLDGEEAHHAVTVRRLRKGERLTLSDGRGGMADCVAEAVHPGRRPTVELRVRDIRSVAAPALRVTVAQALAKGDRGELAVELATEAGVDAIVPWRAARSVARWDDGPRGAKALGKWRATARAAAKQARRAWVPEVSEPMTTRELATVVAEADLALVLDGAAPEALTDLALPEKGELLLVVGPEGGVAPEELAAFVEAGARSVRLGPTVLRTSTAAAVALGALGALTARWV, encoded by the coding sequence ATGGGTGGGGAAACCGACACCACTCCACCGGTTTTCCTGGTACCGGCGTTGCCGGACAGTGATCTCACCGTGCTCGACGGTGAGGAGGCCCACCACGCCGTCACCGTGCGCCGGTTGCGGAAGGGCGAGCGCCTGACGCTGTCGGACGGCCGGGGCGGGATGGCCGACTGCGTGGCCGAGGCCGTTCATCCGGGGCGCAGGCCCACCGTGGAGCTGCGAGTCCGAGACATCCGTAGCGTTGCCGCTCCGGCACTGCGTGTGACCGTCGCGCAGGCGCTGGCGAAGGGCGATCGTGGTGAGCTGGCGGTGGAGCTGGCCACGGAGGCGGGCGTCGACGCGATCGTGCCGTGGCGAGCCGCCCGCAGTGTCGCTCGCTGGGACGACGGTCCCAGGGGAGCCAAGGCACTCGGCAAGTGGCGGGCCACGGCCAGGGCCGCGGCCAAGCAGGCGCGCCGGGCGTGGGTCCCGGAGGTCTCCGAACCGATGACCACACGGGAACTTGCCACCGTCGTGGCGGAGGCGGATCTCGCGCTGGTGCTCGACGGCGCCGCCCCCGAGGCGCTCACCGACCTCGCGCTGCCCGAGAAGGGTGAACTCCTGCTCGTCGTCGGCCCCGAGGGCGGGGTCGCTCCCGAGGAACTCGCCGCGTTCGTCGAGGCCGGTGCGCGGAGTGTCCGGTTGGGACCGACGGTGTTACGGACGTCGACGGCGGCGGCGGTGGCTTTGGGCGCGCTGGGGGCATTGACCGCACGCTGGGTGTAG